Genomic DNA from Leptotrichia wadei:
TAAAATTTAAGTAGGGCAAATGTTGGTAATTTTGCCTGAAATGTAGTAAAATATACACAGATTAATTCAAATATAGAGAGAATCATAAAAATTGAAAAGAGGAAAAAATGAGAATTGTAGCAGGAACATTGAAAAATAGAAGAATAAAATCAAGGGAAGGAAGAGAAACCAGACCTACGCTAGAAAGAATAAAAGAGGCAATTTTCAGTATAATTGGAGAAAAAGTTGCAGATGCAAAATTTCTGGACTTGTATTCAGGAACGGGAAATGTCTCATTTGAAGCACTTAGCCGTGGTGCAAAAAGAGCGATTATGATTGAGGAAGATAAAGAGGCGCTTAGAGTAATTATTGAAAATGTAAATCATCTTGGAGTGGAAGAAAAATGCCGAGCCTACAAAAATGATGTTTTTCGAGCGATAGAAATTCTTTCAAGAAAAAATGAAACATTTGATATAATATTTTTGGATCCGCCTTACAAGGAAAATATTTCAACAAAAACGATTGAAAAAATTTCAGAAGAAAATCTTTTGGAACGAGATGGAATTATAATTTCAGAACACAGCACGTATGAGAAAATGGCGGATAAAATAGGTAATTTTGTGAAATACGATGAAAGAGATTACAATAAGAAGGTAGTTAGTTTTTATAGGTTTGAGGATTAAATTGTCAAGTAAATTTAATGTTTATTGTTTTCAAGAACTAAAATTTTTTATTAAAAAATAAAAATAGGAGAAAATATGAAAATTGAAGAAACAAATGAAATAGAAGAAGAAATAGAGAATGAAGAAACAGAGAATGAAGAAACAGAAAAAAATAAATTAATAACAAATCCTTTTAATACAAAAGATATAAAAATAACTCCTAAAACAACAAGTTTAGATAATATAATTAAAAGATTAGAAAATGAAGAAATAGATTTAAATCCTGATTTTCAAAGAAATGGAGGATTGTGGGATAATTCTAAAATGAGCAGATTAATAGAATCAATTATTTTACGATTACCTCTTCCTATTTTTTATTTTGATATTTCAAATAATGATAAATGGATAGTAATAGATGGGTTACAAAGGTTAACAACAATAAAAAGATTTATTGTTGATAAAAATTTGAAATTAACTAATTTAGAATTTTTAAAAGAATTTCAAGGTAAAAAATTTGATGATTTAGAGCGAAATATAAGAAGAACAATAGAAGAAACAGAAATTGTGACATACCAAATGGAACCACAAACACCTAAAGAAGTGCGATATTCAGTTTTTAATAGAATAAATACAGGAGGAATAACTTTAAATCCTCAAGAAATAAGGCAGGCATTAAATCAAAAAAATAATGGTGTGAAATTACTTGAAGAAATAACAAAAGAAAAAGATTTTAAAAATATTGTAAATGTAACTTCTAAAAGAATGGTTGATAGAGAATTAGTTTTAAGATATATTGCTTTTAAAAAATATAATTATAGAAAACTTAATCAAGAAAAAAAATCTTTACCAAAGCTATTGGATGAAACAATGGAAATTGTTGATACTATAGAATTTGAAAATAATGAATATGTTGTTATGAAAACATCATTATTAAAAACATTAAGTAATTTAATAGAAATTTTTGAAAAGAAATACTTATTTAATAAAAAACTAATAGATAACAGTAAAATAAAAGTTCTGAATAAATCATTATTTGAAATATGGACAGTTTTAGTAAGTGATTTAGATAATAAAGAAATATTAAGATTAAAAAATAAGAAAGAAATTTTGAAAAAAAATATATAGAATTATTAAAAGATCAAGATTTTAATGATGCAGTTACAAGGGGTACAAATGATAGAAAATCTGTAGTAAAAAGATTTTCTCTTTTAGAAAAATTGATAAGGAGTGTTATAGATGATTAATAAATTAAAATTAATTAATTTCAAATGTTTTAAAGAAAATGAATTTTTTTTTAAAGAATTAAACTTATTGACAGGAATAAATAGTGGGGGTAAATCTTCTGTGATTCAAAGTTTGTTATTAATAAAACAAAATTTTGAAAAAAGACAAGAGATAAAAGAGTTAATAAAATTATTGAGTTTTAATGATAAAAATACTGTTTTTAAAGATATATTTCTGAATGATAAATATGTAAAATTAGGTTTAATTAATGATATTTTGAACGAAAAAGCAATAGATGATGAAATTTTCATAGAATTGGAAATAGATAATAAAAAATTAGATACAAAAATAAAATTAGATGATGAAAAGAAAATTGTAGCACAATATAAAAAAATAGAAAATTGGGAATTTCTAATAAGTGAAGATAATTTTTTTTATTTATCAGCTAATAGAATTTTCCCAAAAGAAAATTATGAATATTCTAGAGAAAAAATTTTAAAAGGTCAAATTGGAAATAATGGAGAATACTCAATACATTATCTTGCTGAATATTATAATGATGAAATAAAAATAAAAAATTTAAAATCAAATGATACAAATAATTATCAATTTAGAGAGAATGTATCAAGATGGCTTGGAAAAATAAGTAAAGGGATAGATATTACAGCAGTAGTTAATGATGCGAAAGAAGAAGTTAGGTTAAATTATAACTATGGTAGTAGAAATTTTTTGCCACAAAATGTTGGATTTGGTATTACTTATACTCTGCCAATAATAATTTTATTATTAAAAGCACAAAAAGGAGATATTATTATCATAGAAAATCCTGAAACACATTTACATCCAGCAGCTCAATCTGAGCTTGCAAAACTATGTTGTAAAGTTGCGGCAGAAGGAGTTCAGTTAATAATAGAAACTCATTCAGATCATTTTTTAAATGCTATTAGAGTATCTGTAAAAGAGAATATAATTTCTTCAAATGAAGTTCAAGTATATTATTTCAATAAAAATTATGAAGAAAATGAAATAGAAATGGAAGAAATAAAAATAGATTCTAATGGAAGAATAGAAAATTGGCCTAAAGGTTTTTTTGATGAATGGGATATTCAGTTGGAGAAACTTTTATGGTAGAGTTTGTGATATTAAATAGTTCTTCTTTACCATTTAAAGATAAATATGAGTTTGAAAAAAATATAATAGAATTTTTAAAAGTAACAAATTATCTTTCCCAAAAATTAAAGAATTATATAAAAATAAAAACTTTTATTGAAATTAAAGATATGATAATTTATTCAAATAAAACTTTAAAAGAAACTATATATAGCATTAAAGATGAGGTTTTAAGAAGAAAATTATTTTCATTAATATCAAATAAGGTTATAAAAATTGAAAATCCAATATTAAATAAAACAAATGAAAATAAAACTTATGGTTTAAAAGAATACAAATATGAAGATAAAGAAAATAAAGAGTTCGGATATGTAGATATTTTTGGAACAGTGCTTGTAAGTTTTTTATCTAATGAAAAATGGAATAAAATAGAGATA
This window encodes:
- the rsmD gene encoding 16S rRNA (guanine(966)-N(2))-methyltransferase RsmD translates to MRIVAGTLKNRRIKSREGRETRPTLERIKEAIFSIIGEKVADAKFLDLYSGTGNVSFEALSRGAKRAIMIEEDKEALRVIIENVNHLGVEEKCRAYKNDVFRAIEILSRKNETFDIIFLDPPYKENISTKTIEKISEENLLERDGIIISEHSTYEKMADKIGNFVKYDERDYNKKVVSFYRFED
- a CDS encoding DUF262 domain-containing protein, encoding MKIEETNEIEEEIENEETENEETEKNKLITNPFNTKDIKITPKTTSLDNIIKRLENEEIDLNPDFQRNGGLWDNSKMSRLIESIILRLPLPIFYFDISNNDKWIVIDGLQRLTTIKRFIVDKNLKLTNLEFLKEFQGKKFDDLERNIRRTIEETEIVTYQMEPQTPKEVRYSVFNRINTGGITLNPQEIRQALNQKNNGVKLLEEITKEKDFKNIVNVTSKRMVDRELVLRYIAFKKYNYRKLNQEKKSLPKLLDETMEIVDTIEFENNEYVVMKTSLLKTLSNLIEIFEKKYLFNKKLIDNSKIKVLNKSLFEIWTVLVSDLDNKEILRLKNKKEILKKNI
- a CDS encoding AAA family ATPase, with the protein product MINKLKLINFKCFKENEFFFKELNLLTGINSGGKSSVIQSLLLIKQNFEKRQEIKELIKLLSFNDKNTVFKDIFLNDKYVKLGLINDILNEKAIDDEIFIELEIDNKKLDTKIKLDDEKKIVAQYKKIENWEFLISEDNFFYLSANRIFPKENYEYSREKILKGQIGNNGEYSIHYLAEYYNDEIKIKNLKSNDTNNYQFRENVSRWLGKISKGIDITAVVNDAKEEVRLNYNYGSRNFLPQNVGFGITYTLPIIILLLKAQKGDIIIIENPETHLHPAAQSELAKLCCKVAAEGVQLIIETHSDHFLNAIRVSVKENIISSNEVQVYYFNKNYEENEIEMEEIKIDSNGRIENWPKGFFDEWDIQLEKLLW